TACTTTTTGTTATCTCAGCATTTAAATAACTACAGTTAAAGAGAGAAAAACCTCTGGTATATGGGCTTTTCTCTCTAATAAAACAAAGCTTATTTAACGCTACAACGAACGATAGAGATTATACGGAACATTACTAACAAATCAACTTCGTAACAAGCCAAAAATCCACGTAACCCATTGCATTAAAAAGCATTTCATTAGGAACGTGCTTTTAAGGATAAAAAGAATTTGTACATACAAATTCCTGCTTGATAATGTGTGAGACATATAATAAAATTGAACTGAATTTTATCTGCGACTTACTTAACTCATTTACAATCTCCAAGTAAAATATTTTTTATATTTATGTTTATCTCATCTTCACTAATATTCTTTGATATTAGAGGTTGTATTACTTCACGGCTTTCCCTTGTGTGCGGAAGTGTAGACGCAAGTAAATTGGCCTTTTCAGTCTTTCCACACTTTAAATATAAAAAACAGAGTATAGCACGAGATGTTGATTTTTGCTTTTCATTAACAGAAATCGGAAGGCCCTTCTCCATTAAATCTATAGCTTCTTCAGTCTTTCCTTGTAATGCCAGTACTCCTGACAGACCAAGAATCATACCCGGTTTATTCGGATAAATTAGTAATGCATCGCGATAAACCTGCTCTGCTGATTGATAATCACCGCTTTGCTGAAACTCATTTGCAGTTTTATGGATATTATAACGTGTTTTTTCTGCACGAATCGTATCCATACCAACAAGTATGTCAATACTTGTTTCAAATATATTTGCCAAAGCCGGTAAAAAAGTAATGTCCGGATAGCAATCGCCTCTCTCCCACTTTGAAACGCTCTGTGGGGTAATATTGAGGTATTCAGCAACATCCTCTTGAGTTAGGTTTTTTAAAATGCGATATCTCTTTAAATTTTCAGATAAATATAACATGGTAATTCTCCTTACGGTTTTGATCACCTATATATTATCACAAACAAGTATATTTTCAATGACGCATCAGTTGTTATTAATTTCAACCCAATAACAGAGCACGCCGAAAGACCAATACTTCTTTCGGCGTGCTCTGATTCGTCCTTAGGAACGCATCGCATTTGAAGTGTTTTTTTGTGCGTTAATTATCTTCTGAAAGCGACGACTTCGTCTGTCCTTTCCATGCTGAGAATTTTCCCTGTATTATCAAACTCATAACGGTAAACATAGCTTGCTCCGCCTATTGTAAACGAGCTTGTCATCGGAGAGAAAAATGTGTCTGTTATGTTTTCCACACTCCAAATCAAATTCCCTTCATCGCTTATTGACAAAGCGGCGCCGAGGGAGCCTTTAGCAGAGTAAAATTCACGGGGGACGCCGCTTTCAATATCGCATTCAAGCAATACGGCAGTGAAATTATCCCGGACACGCTTCGTCAGCTCATCGTTAGGGATATTCAAATAATTATTGTCAAAGATATAATTCAGCACCGCCGCAATATCATACCGTCCTCCGGCTGTACCTTTACCTTCATTCAGCTTCGGCACAGAATAAGCGCTCAGATATACACTGCCGCCATATTCAATCATTCCGGTAATAAAATATTCATTATCGTCGGACGAATATGTGAAAGAATCCGAAAGAGAGCCGTCAGGATTTACTTTCATCATAATATTTCCGGTTTCATTATTATTCAGTAATATCAAATATCCGTCGCCGAGCTTTACCGCCGACTTTATTGCGGAGTTTCCAATTTCATTTTCTTTGAAACTGATAACAGATCCATTCATATCGAGCTTTGAAAAGCATATGGATTTAAAATCGCAGCGGCTGAATACAGTTATCCTGTCGCCTTCATAAATCACACTCTCGATATATTCGTTTTTTTGCGCGTTTGTAAGGGCTTTTTCCCAAAGGACTTTTCCGTCGGAATCAACCAACGCGATAAATCCGTTCGTTTTCTGTGCCGAAGAATACGTAAGATTTTGTCCAAACGCGATCGTTTTGCCGTCCGCATCAACGCATTTTCCATCCACATAAAATCCAAGCTCAGTTTTCCATACTTCACGTCCGTCGACATATTTGGTCAATATTGTTTTATCGAATACATCAAATCCGAGAACGGAATCAAATTTATTGATCTCCTCGCTTTTATATTCTATTCCTTTCCCGGTTTGCGGGGTGATGATATAATAGCCGTTGTTTTTATAATTCCAAAGATTCTCCAGATCCTCTGGCGTGGGATCTTCTCTGAATATTTCATGTCCGCCGACGTTTTTTTCAATTACTTCCGCGGTTTTGCCGTAAACGAATTTTCCGGTGGAAATATCGCGGTATACATTCTTGATATCGCTTCTCGTAAGCCCGTCCGCGTTCAGATTGTTTTCATTGAAAAACGCGACAGCCGCATTATATTCCCTTTCCTCCGCCGCCGCTGTCAATACGGAAACACCTCCGATAACAAACGTCAGAACAAGAGCTGCCAATATCGCGGCGCGGAGCCTGAATTTTCTTTTTATGGGCGCCGTATATTGCACCTCGGGTGTTTTCAATGCTTCCGGGCAAAATGACAGAATTTTATCTTTGTCCGGCATTGGAATACTGTCAAGCTTTTGTACGATGGTTTTGATCTTTTTGGTTTTCATTTCTGTTCCCTCCCGCTCACTTATATTCGGCTCTGAGTTTCTTGAGGGCGCGCTGGTATCTTTTTTGCGCCGCGGAAACGGTAAAAGACATTATTCCGGCAATTTCCTTATATGACAAGCCGGCATATAATCTGAATATCACAATCTGTTTATCGTCTTCATCAAGAGAACCCAGAATTTCAAACACTTCAAGGCTTGCTGCTTGCGCGTTGTCTTCCGATATATCGATTTCGTTTAATTCGTCCAATGGAATATCTGATTTTCTTTTTCTGACGACGTCAATCGATAGATGGCGGGTCATGGCGAGAATCCATGCCTTCGGATTGCTTCCCTGCCGGTATGTATCAGAATATTTGTATATTTCTATCATGGTATCCTGAAGGACATCCTCCGCGTCATGGTAATCTTTCAGGATTGCGTAAGCGACGGAAAAAATCATTCTTGACATACAATCATATATTACGGAAAGAGCCGTACTGTCGCCCTTCGAAAAATCAGCGATCGCTTTATCACATGTTTTTTCCATATTGCTTCCGATCCCGCTGCCGCCGAAGCCAAAACGCATCAAGTATTCACCTCCTCGTGTTCACTCTATTATATATAGCGTTTCATGATGCCGGTTTCGGACATATATGCAAATTTTTTATACATTACTTCAGAAACTCTTTTAACAAAAGAGAATATATGCGAGAGGATTCGCCCCAGGGATGATATCCAGTTCCGATATAAGCAAATCCGTATTTTTCATAATATCCGATATGATCTGTGTAGACAAATAGCCGTGAAAACCCGAAAGCAGAGAGATATGATTTTCATTTTACTGACTTCCGGTAAATTTATTTTATTATATTACAGGTTATTTTCGCCTTTTAATTGCGTTTTCTCTTGTTTTTATCAGATTCGTCGAGTGCGGCACCCAGCGCAACACCTATCGAGATACCGATACACATTCCTATTGCAATATTATCAAAGGAAGTGCCTATATACATTCCTATGCTCAGCCCAAGGCACATGTAAATACTGACAAAAGAGGATTTAGGTTTTTCAAGCTCAAAAAGCAATTCAGCTTTCTCTTCCTCGCTGCCTGTCTTAATAAATCCGCATTTAACGAGTACTTTTTTCGATGGTATATTTATCGGATCGGATTCTATTTTCGCTTGAATATAATAAACATTCTCCTGAGAAAATGCCCATTCGCACATTTTCTGCAACGCCTCGGCCGCATATCCTTGATTTCGGTATGCTTCGTCGATACCGTATCCTATCTCTGTTTCGTGTCTTTCGTTTGCCGGACCCATAAAGCCGATGCTGCCTATCGATTTGTTTTCGTCTTTTAAAATTATCTGCCAATTAGTATACCATAAATAATCCCTCGGATGAGCCTCACATGAACGGCGCATTTCATCGTAAGCCGTGTTCAAATGCTCATCTCTTATCTCTATAAATTCGTTTGATACGAGTCCAAGGACAGTTTCAAGCTTTTCTCTGCTTTGACATAACAGAGCCATTTGCTCGATCGTAAGCGGAATTATACGCAAACGCTTTGATTTTAATTCCATATATACAGCTCCTTTTCTTATTTTCTCGCTATCGCCCGGTATTGTTCAGAAGAAATATCGGAGAATCCGAGAAACTCCCATGTAGACTTCAGCGTGTCACTTTTATCGCACTTTGGCGAGCCGTTAAATTATTTTCATCTTTTAATCGCTTTCGAAATTATTTATTCATAACCTCATAGCAATCCCACTGTGTATCGTACATACTGCATTCTCCCCGTTTTACGAAACCGCATTTTTTATAAAGCGAAACCGCAGCGGGATTTGTCGGGCTTACGAGAAGAATGACGGCATCAAATCCCTTCGAAAATAAATCATCTTTTATATACCTTACAAGTGTTTCTCCGATTCGTCTGTTGTGCATATCACCGCGAACCGCCACGCGGAACAATCCGCACGGGTTTTTTATTTCCTTGCTCCAGCACCCGATATTTATATGCGCGCGTTCAACTTCGGCGCCGGCGGCCGCGATAATGCCGCCGCAATCATCCTTTATTATATAAAGCGAGTTGTTTCTGATGTTTTGCGCAATATTCTCTGAGGACGGATAATATTCATCCCATGTGCATCCTGGAGTCCCGACAAGAGATTTGTATAACGCCATTATTTCGTCCGAATTTTCGAGTGATGCAAGCATAATTTTCATATGTGTAATTGTCCTCAGCATTTTCAATAAAATTATCTTATATGACGTTAGAGTGATTCTATTAACCCGGTAATTAAATAATGACCGCTTATAGAGAGAAAAGGCTCTAGCATATAGGTTTTTTCTCTTATAAAGCAAGGATTATTTATTGTCGAATTAATAATCAATGCCGCCATTATAAAGTGATTGATTATCATAATATATTAATGATCGGAATTTGTCAATCATATTTACAGTGTCTGGATTTTAATGATATAGTAATTTGCCGTGTAATTATTGCCATTTAATAAGTGACACTTATAATCATATATAAAGCCTTGGCTGCATTTTCCGCAAATCGGACGCATATATTCTATCAGAATAAAACACAAGACATTCAATCTGCGGAGGCGAACATAAACACATCCGATGCTTTTGAATACGCGCTCAGGTTTTTGCCCGAAAACGCCGCGCGCGCGGTCTCATTATTTGAAAACAGACGCGATATATGCGAAATAAGGCTTCGAGAAATGCGTCCCGTTTCTCTTTCCATGAGTTATGGAAACATCTTTATAGATATTGAAGGACAGCGCTGCACTCCGGAAAGCGGGATAGTTTCATCTCAAACAGATATCGCCCGGACAGTAAATCTGCTATGTGAAGGCAGCGTATACCGTCATATTGAAACCATCAGGAACGGCTATATAATAACACCCGGCGGAATACGCGCCGGATTATGCGGAGAAAGCTTTCCGGATACCGAAAGCGGCCGATTTGGTATGTCTTCCTTTACCGGTATAAATATAAGAATACCTCGCTATGTACGCGGCGCGTCAGATAAGCTTGTTTCGTATTTCCGCCGCCATCAATTCGGGTCTATTCTTATATTTTCGCCTCCCGGAGCCGGCAAAACTACAGTATTACGCGATTTCGCAATCAGGCTTTCACGGGGCGATACAGGCCAAATGAAAAAGGTAGCAGTAATAGATGAACGGAAGGAGCTATTTCCGCCTGACTGCGGTTACGAACGCGGAGCGCATCTTTTGGATGTGCTTGGAGGTTATAAAAAAGCGACCGGGATAGAAATAGCTTCTCGGGTTCTGTCTCCCGACGTTATAGTATGCGATGAAATAGGCGCAGCGGAAGATCCTGAAGCTCTGATATCCGCCCACCGATGCGGTGTCAGCTTTGTTGCTTCGGCTCACGCCGTAAATATTAAGGAGCTGATTTCAAAGCCTAATATAAAATGTATGTTTGTAAGCGGAAGCTTTGAATATTACGCCTCGATAAATCATCTCCCCGGCGAAAAATTCAGATCGGAAATCAATGTTTATCCCGCAGACGATTTGAAATGGGAAAGGATATGATATGGAATGATAACGAAAGCGGTTGGGTTGTGTCTTGTATTCATAACGCCTGTTATTGCCGGCTATTATGCCTCAAATCAGGTAAGAGCCGAATGTGCACAGCTTTACGGGTTAATAAAATTAATAAAACACGCAAAGCGTAAGATATCCGGATTCATGACCAGACAGGAGGAAATTTTCGACGATTTTGATGATGTAGCACTCGAAAGGTGCGGATTCTTAGATTGTCTGCGAAATCAGAAGCTCATATCGGAGGATTCTCTTCTGCGTACCGCGGTGGTTTCCTTTGAAAACCGCCTTTCTGTAAGCCCGGCGGCAAAATCGGCGCTGTTCGAATTTTCTGAAAGCTTTGGTAAGCTTTCCGCCGAAGAACAGTCCGAAAGCTGCGATTCGTGTGCCGCGGCGTTGAATGAGCTTTATGATGAGTCAAGATCACGCGCGGATATCCGGGCTAAGTTATGCAGGACGATAGGCTTTTCGGCCGGTGCGGTCGCCGCTATCATGTTGATATGAAAGTCGTAAATCAATTAGAACGGGGATAACAATGGAAGTAGGTTTGATTTTAAAAATCGCCGGCATCGGTTTAATTGTCGCCGTCGCTTATTCGGTGCTTTCAAGAAGCGGACGGGAAGAACAGGCCGCGCTCGTTTCTCTGGCCGGCGTGGTTATTGTACTGTTTATGATAATATCCGAGATAGACCGCCTGTTTACCTCGGTAAAAGATATTTTCGGTTTATGACTGTTTTTAAAATATGCCTTGTCGCGTTATGCGCGCTTTCGATTATTCTGATTGTACGACAGTATAAGCCGGATTACGGTGTTTTCATTTCACTGTGCGCCGGAATAGCCGTACTTACATATGCGCTTTCACAGATTGTACCTATTTTCGAATTCGCATCGGCAATGGCGGAAGACACAAGCTTTTCCGATTATTTCGGAATAATGCTTAAAGCCGTCGGCATCGGCATTGTTTCGTCATTTACATGTGAGCTTTTACGCGACGCGGGAGAAACATCGCTGGCATCTAAGGTTGAGCTTTGCGCCAAAGCTGCGATTCTTTTGCTCGCCCTTCCGGTTTTCAGCGCTTTGATTAACGGCGCTATCGGCAATGTACAAACAGGTGCATAAGCTCACAGTCGTTGTCGCCGCGGTTTTTATCGTCTTATTTTTAGCGCAAGGAGCATATGCGGCAGATAATCCCGATACCGTAACGGAGCAATCGGATATAGGTGTTTCCAATGAGCTCGGCGATATGATAAGCGAGGCCGCCGGAGCGGACAAACTCAATGAATTTATTCCGGATTCGATAAAGGATTCGGCTCCGGACGCGGATGTTCTTTCAGGAGACAAGGCATACGAAACGCTTTTCTCGATGTTCCTCGGAGTTTTTGCAAATTCGCTTAGGGGAGAGCTAAAGTTTTTCGCCGGATTATGCGGATTCATAATGCTAAGTGCGCTTATATGCGCGCTTCGACGGACATATACCTCAGATATGGAGCTTTTTGAAATCGTCTCGGTGTTATGCCTGTCGGCATATGCTTACAGCATTGTCGGAACTGCATTTGATGCCGCTTCTCACTACATAAAGGAGCTTAATATCTTTATAAAGTGTATGCTCCCGGTAATGACATCTCTTTATACTCTCGGGGGCAATGCCGCATCCGCCGCCGTTCAGAACACAGGCATATTTTTAGCTTGTGAGCTTCTCGATACGCTGTGTGCTGAAGTTTTACTGCCGCTGCTAAGAATAGGATTTGCATTTTCTCTCGCTTCAGCCATATCTCCCGCTCCTCTTGCGGGAATTTCCAAATTTTTAAAAAACTTAATGAGCGGCCTTTGCGTTGCGATGATGACGCTTTTCGGAACTGTATTGTATTTTCAGACCTCTCTTGCCTCGGCTGCGGATACCGCACTTTTACGGACAGCGCGGTTTGCCGCGGGAACTTTTATTCCCGTCGTTGGTTCGCTCGTAGGCGAAGCCGCTAAAACAGTCGGAGGCGGTATATCCGTAATTA
The sequence above is a segment of the Oscillospiraceae bacterium genome. Coding sequences within it:
- a CDS encoding GNAT family N-acetyltransferase, with product MKIMLASLENSDEIMALYKSLVGTPGCTWDEYYPSSENIAQNIRNNSLYIIKDDCGGIIAAAGAEVERAHINIGCWSKEIKNPCGLFRVAVRGDMHNRRIGETLVRYIKDDLFSKGFDAVILLVSPTNPAAVSLYKKCGFVKRGECSMYDTQWDCYEVMNK
- the spoIIIAC gene encoding stage III sporulation protein AC — translated: MEVGLILKIAGIGLIVAVAYSVLSRSGREEQAALVSLAGVVIVLFMIISEIDRLFTSVKDIFGL
- a CDS encoding RNA polymerase sigma factor, producing the protein MRFGFGGSGIGSNMEKTCDKAIADFSKGDSTALSVIYDCMSRMIFSVAYAILKDYHDAEDVLQDTMIEIYKYSDTYRQGSNPKAWILAMTRHLSIDVVRKRKSDIPLDELNEIDISEDNAQAASLEVFEILGSLDEDDKQIVIFRLYAGLSYKEIAGIMSFTVSAAQKRYQRALKKLRAEYK
- a CDS encoding helix-turn-helix domain-containing protein; the encoded protein is MLYLSENLKRYRILKNLTQEDVAEYLNITPQSVSKWERGDCYPDITFLPALANIFETSIDILVGMDTIRAEKTRYNIHKTANEFQQSGDYQSAEQVYRDALLIYPNKPGMILGLSGVLALQGKTEEAIDLMEKGLPISVNEKQKSTSRAILCFLYLKCGKTEKANLLASTLPHTRESREVIQPLISKNISEDEININIKNILLGDCK
- a CDS encoding stage III sporulation protein AB produces the protein MITKAVGLCLVFITPVIAGYYASNQVRAECAQLYGLIKLIKHAKRKISGFMTRQEEIFDDFDDVALERCGFLDCLRNQKLISEDSLLRTAVVSFENRLSVSPAAKSALFEFSESFGKLSAEEQSESCDSCAAALNELYDESRSRADIRAKLCRTIGFSAGAVAAIMLI
- a CDS encoding GNAT family N-acetyltransferase — encoded protein: MELKSKRLRIIPLTIEQMALLCQSREKLETVLGLVSNEFIEIRDEHLNTAYDEMRRSCEAHPRDYLWYTNWQIILKDENKSIGSIGFMGPANERHETEIGYGIDEAYRNQGYAAEALQKMCEWAFSQENVYYIQAKIESDPINIPSKKVLVKCGFIKTGSEEEKAELLFELEKPKSSFVSIYMCLGLSIGMYIGTSFDNIAIGMCIGISIGVALGAALDESDKNKRKRN
- a CDS encoding stage III sporulation AC/AD family protein, whose product is MTVFKICLVALCALSIILIVRQYKPDYGVFISLCAGIAVLTYALSQIVPIFEFASAMAEDTSFSDYFGIMLKAVGIGIVSSFTCELLRDAGETSLASKVELCAKAAILLLALPVFSALINGAIGNVQTGA